A genomic region of Xanthomonas campestris pv. phormiicola contains the following coding sequences:
- a CDS encoding DUF2272 domain-containing protein, protein MPRPWFALLCAAALFPAGRAAAAEVCDLPPRFGLTPAAVAIVRTACNEHRLWWRPFIDTDGRLAGLRVTEAERSYLADHGIEAWQRVAAYWRDSGTLGAMGGSDGAASCQQLDGSRYRQADCRAFIVDNPWSAAFVSWVMVRAGVGGFHTSVRHIDYIRAAYQAGADGLPYRYADPQQDKPAPGDLLCFLRGRKQPLGAAGLREALARGGALPWESHCDIVIAANVGGDHTLYLIGGNVLNAVTMRKLPLDRAGRLQLEAPLAQDQVGDDGAGLECTPGHEELCDFNRQDWAALLQLQAQAQVQPPVTPGVVPAVDPAAPPAAAPMVPPPASGTAPAAPAVPTAPSAASATPGAQPSATEPLPER, encoded by the coding sequence ATGCCCCGCCCCTGGTTCGCGTTGTTGTGTGCCGCCGCCCTGTTTCCCGCCGGCCGCGCGGCCGCCGCGGAGGTGTGCGACCTGCCGCCGCGCTTCGGCCTGACGCCCGCCGCCGTCGCCATCGTGCGCACCGCCTGCAACGAGCACCGGCTGTGGTGGCGGCCGTTCATCGACACTGACGGCCGGCTCGCCGGCCTGCGCGTGACCGAGGCCGAACGCAGCTATCTCGCCGATCACGGCATCGAGGCCTGGCAGCGCGTGGCCGCCTATTGGCGCGACAGCGGCACGCTGGGCGCAATGGGCGGCAGCGACGGCGCCGCCAGCTGCCAGCAGCTGGACGGCTCGCGCTACCGGCAGGCGGACTGCCGCGCGTTCATCGTCGACAACCCGTGGTCGGCGGCGTTCGTGTCCTGGGTGATGGTGCGCGCCGGCGTCGGCGGCTTCCACACCTCGGTGCGGCACATCGACTACATCCGCGCCGCCTACCAGGCCGGCGCCGACGGCCTGCCCTACCGCTATGCCGACCCGCAGCAGGACAAGCCCGCGCCGGGCGACCTGCTGTGCTTCCTGCGCGGGCGCAAGCAACCGCTGGGCGCGGCCGGCCTGCGCGAGGCGCTGGCGCGCGGCGGCGCGCTGCCGTGGGAATCGCATTGCGACATCGTGATCGCGGCCAACGTCGGCGGCGACCACACCCTGTACCTGATCGGCGGCAACGTGCTCAACGCGGTGACCATGCGCAAGCTGCCGCTGGACCGCGCCGGCCGCCTGCAGCTGGAAGCGCCGCTGGCGCAGGACCAGGTCGGCGACGACGGCGCCGGCCTGGAATGCACGCCCGGCCACGAGGAGCTGTGCGACTTCAATCGCCAGGACTGGGCGGCGCTGCTGCAGCTGCAAGCGCAGGCGCAGGTGCAGCCGCCGGTGACGCCGGGCGTCGTTCCCGCCGTGGATCCGGCCGCGCCGCCAGCCGCCGCGCCGATGGTGCCACCGCCGGCATCCGGCACTGCGCCAGCCGCACCGGCCGTACCGACCGCACCGTCCGCCGCATCGGCGACACCGGGGGCACAACCGTCAGCGACCGAACCGCTGCCGGAACGCTAG
- a CDS encoding DUF3301 domain-containing protein yields the protein MPSLILWMIVGAAVFAFWNASRAAAERAETLGRNACKAADVQWLDQSVHGTGLRLRRLPNGWLGFERSFRFDYSYDGVDRHSGRLVLLGDQLVAFTGPSVATVTALHEGRTPPE from the coding sequence ATGCCAAGCCTGATCCTATGGATGATTGTCGGCGCCGCGGTGTTCGCGTTCTGGAACGCCTCGCGCGCGGCCGCCGAACGTGCCGAGACGCTCGGCCGCAATGCCTGCAAGGCCGCCGACGTGCAGTGGCTGGACCAGAGCGTGCACGGCACCGGGCTGCGCCTGCGGCGCCTGCCCAACGGCTGGCTCGGCTTCGAGCGCAGCTTCCGCTTCGACTATTCCTACGACGGCGTCGATCGCCACAGCGGCCGCCTGGTGTTGCTCGGCGACCAGCTGGTCGCCTTCACCGGCCCTTCGGTGGCCACGGTGACGGCGCTGCACGAAGGCCGCACGCCGCCCGAGTGA
- a CDS encoding glutathione S-transferase N-terminal domain-containing protein, with amino-acid sequence MAASVRMRNTLTLFSSTDDVLCHRVRLVLAAKGVTYDFVAVDPQNPPEDLIDLNPYHSVPTLVERELVLYAASVVSEYLDERYPHPPLMPVDPLSRARLRLAMLRIEHDWVPQVQAIQLGNKAQAEAGRKRLKELLTASVPLFKASKFFLNPEMSLADCAMAPIIWRLQALDIPLPKDGKAIEDYGNRIFRNPGFIRSLTDQEKKLRDLPA; translated from the coding sequence GTGCTGTGCCACCGCGTCCGTCTGGTGCTCGCCGCAAAGGGCGTGACCTACGATTTCGTGGCGGTGGATCCGCAGAATCCTCCGGAGGACCTGATCGATCTGAATCCCTACCACTCGGTGCCGACCCTGGTGGAGCGCGAGCTGGTGCTGTACGCCGCCTCCGTGGTCAGCGAGTACCTGGACGAGCGCTACCCGCATCCGCCGTTGATGCCCGTCGATCCGCTGTCGCGCGCGCGCCTGCGCCTGGCCATGCTGCGCATCGAGCACGACTGGGTGCCGCAGGTGCAGGCGATCCAGCTCGGCAACAAGGCCCAGGCCGAAGCCGGACGCAAGCGGCTCAAGGAGCTGTTGACCGCGTCGGTGCCGTTGTTCAAGGCCAGCAAGTTCTTCCTCAATCCGGAAATGAGCCTGGCCGATTGCGCGATGGCGCCGATCATCTGGCGCCTGCAGGCGCTGGACATTCCGCTGCCCAAGGACGGCAAGGCGATCGAGGACTACGGCAACCGCATCTTCCGCAATCCCGGTTTCATCCGCAGCCTGACGGATCAGGAAAAGAAGCTGCGCGACCTGCCGGCCTGA
- a CDS encoding Trm112 family protein, with product MDRKLLDLLCSPDTRQPLALLDARGLEALNRAIAAGGVQRADGSPQAQALREALITRDRKQLFRVDDGIPVLLAEEAIGTAQLADFPGK from the coding sequence ATGGATCGCAAACTGCTCGACCTGCTGTGCTCGCCCGACACCCGCCAACCGCTGGCCCTGCTGGATGCGCGCGGGCTGGAGGCGCTGAACCGCGCCATCGCCGCCGGCGGCGTGCAGCGCGCCGACGGCAGCCCGCAGGCGCAAGCGCTGCGCGAGGCGCTGATCACCCGCGACCGCAAGCAGCTGTTCCGCGTCGACGACGGCATCCCGGTGCTGTTGGCCGAAGAAGCGATCGGCACCGCCCAGCTCGCCGACTTCCCCGGCAAATGA
- the nadC gene encoding carboxylating nicotinate-nucleotide diphosphorylase has protein sequence MSGAAAPLQPPAQAAIDADVARALAEDIGSGDVTAALLPDRADSAYLLCKQDAVIAGRPWFDACHRALDPQVRIDWRIAEGERVAAGTVLALLHGRSRALVSAERASLNFLQTLSATATATAAYLAAVNGTGARILDTRKTLPGLRLAQKYAVRCGGGSNHRFGLYDTVMLKENHIHAAGSLSAAVQAARAQWPDLPLVVEVETLAQLREALTVGCDRILIDDFDAAQRREAVAIAAAAPFHRAIPLEVSGGVDLDGVRAIAADGVDCISIGALTKHVRAVDLSLKLGPPPH, from the coding sequence ATGAGCGGCGCCGCGGCGCCGCTGCAGCCGCCGGCGCAGGCAGCGATCGACGCCGACGTGGCGCGCGCGCTGGCCGAGGACATCGGCAGCGGCGACGTCACCGCCGCGCTGCTGCCCGATCGCGCCGACAGCGCCTATTTGCTGTGCAAGCAGGACGCGGTGATCGCCGGCCGCCCCTGGTTCGACGCCTGCCACCGCGCGCTCGACCCGCAGGTGCGGATCGACTGGCGCATCGCCGAGGGCGAGCGCGTGGCCGCCGGCACCGTGCTGGCGCTGCTGCACGGACGCAGCCGCGCACTGGTCAGCGCCGAACGCGCCTCGCTGAACTTCCTGCAGACCCTGTCCGCGACCGCGACCGCCACCGCCGCCTACTTGGCCGCGGTCAACGGCACCGGCGCGCGCATCCTCGACACGCGCAAGACCCTGCCCGGCCTGCGCCTGGCGCAGAAGTACGCGGTGCGTTGCGGCGGCGGCAGCAACCACCGCTTCGGCCTGTACGACACGGTGATGCTGAAGGAAAACCACATCCACGCCGCCGGTTCGCTGAGCGCGGCGGTGCAGGCCGCGCGCGCGCAATGGCCGGACCTGCCGCTGGTGGTCGAGGTGGAGACGCTGGCGCAACTGCGCGAAGCCCTGACGGTGGGCTGCGACCGCATCCTGATCGACGATTTCGATGCGGCGCAGCGCCGCGAAGCGGTGGCGATCGCCGCGGCCGCGCCGTTCCACCGCGCGATCCCGCTGGAAGTGTCCGGCGGCGTCGACCTGGACGGCGTGCGCGCGATCGCCGCCGACGGCGTGGACTGCATCTCCATCGGCGCGCTGACCAAGCACGTGCGGGCCGTGGACCTGTCGCTGAAGCTGGGCCCGCCGCCGCACTGA
- a CDS encoding ClpXP protease specificity-enhancing factor: MTDDISRMTSHRPYLLRALVEWINDNGMTPHILVDAGLPHVQVPPSAVKDGRVVLNIAERAVVRLQIDNDGVSFTARFGGVSYPVQVPMAAVLAVYARETGQGMALPDDIHGATEPPGDDTPPPRPSGSDDGAGGKRPHLRVVK, translated from the coding sequence ATGACCGACGATATTTCCCGCATGACCAGCCATCGCCCGTATCTGTTGCGGGCGCTGGTGGAGTGGATCAACGACAACGGCATGACGCCGCACATCCTGGTCGATGCCGGCCTGCCCCACGTGCAGGTGCCGCCGAGCGCGGTCAAGGACGGCCGGGTGGTGCTCAACATCGCCGAGCGCGCGGTGGTGCGGTTGCAGATCGACAACGACGGGGTCAGCTTCACCGCCCGTTTCGGCGGCGTCAGCTATCCGGTGCAGGTGCCGATGGCCGCGGTGCTGGCGGTGTACGCGCGCGAGACCGGGCAGGGCATGGCGCTGCCGGACGACATCCACGGCGCCACCGAGCCGCCGGGCGACGACACCCCGCCGCCGCGCCCCAGCGGCTCGGACGATGGCGCCGGCGGCAAGCGCCCGCATCTGCGCGTGGTGAAGTAA